One genomic segment of Leptotrichia sp. oral taxon 215 str. W9775 includes these proteins:
- a CDS encoding zinc ribbon domain-containing protein, with translation MKNHEKCLKCGSTSCEVKSIALPTKKLTGAKISLDTFYLKICQNCGYTEMYSAKVIEKVKNPIKNY, from the coding sequence ATGAAAAATCATGAAAAATGTTTAAAATGTGGCTCAACCTCATGTGAGGTAAAGTCAATTGCATTGCCTACTAAAAAATTGACTGGAGCAAAAATTTCTCTTGATACATTTTATTTAAAAATATGCCAGAATTGCGGTTATACCGAAATGTACTCGGCAAAAGTCATTGAGAAGGTCAAAAACCCAATTAAAAACTACTAG
- a CDS encoding YraN family protein has translation MKKKREIGFEYEELAKKYLITKGMRYIESNFYTRYGEIDIIFTDEEEKTLVFVEVRYRKNSEFGEPLETIDGKKLEKIMISSQIYIKNIKWKQNVRYDVIGIKKDKLGNNKINWIKNAF, from the coding sequence ATGAAAAAGAAAAGGGAAATAGGGTTTGAATATGAGGAACTGGCAAAAAAATATCTGATTACAAAGGGAATGAGATATATTGAAAGTAATTTTTATACAAGATATGGAGAAATAGATATTATTTTTACAGATGAAGAGGAAAAAACACTTGTGTTTGTAGAAGTGAGATATAGAAAAAATTCTGAATTTGGTGAGCCGTTAGAAACAATTGACGGGAAAAAACTGGAAAAAATAATGATTTCTTCACAGATTTATATAAAAAATATAAAATGGAAACAAAATGTAAGATATGATGTCATAGGAATAAAAAAAGATAAATTAGGTAATAATAAAATAAACTGGATAAAAAATGCATTTTGA